A stretch of Synechococcus sp. WH 8020 DNA encodes these proteins:
- a CDS encoding methyltransferase family protein: protein MQNNDRPCEKPRQQVDWRESFQGWGLSWRGWLNNQKGEWWLLAQGVLICAHILPTWPSELFQAWSWPVWLHVTGLIVFAVGLGLAVQGFLALGPSLSPLPDPKPKAALITTGVYGHCRHPLYRAVVICSLGVVLAKGSLLHLGLFVLLVAVLNGKAHREEERLCNVHPDYLQYCAHTPAIVPGIPGLDWRKG, encoded by the coding sequence ATGCAAAACAATGACCGTCCCTGCGAGAAGCCACGGCAACAGGTGGATTGGCGTGAGAGTTTTCAGGGTTGGGGTCTGAGTTGGCGAGGATGGCTCAACAATCAAAAGGGTGAGTGGTGGTTATTGGCGCAAGGTGTTCTGATCTGCGCGCACATCCTTCCGACCTGGCCCTCCGAGCTCTTCCAAGCCTGGAGTTGGCCGGTCTGGCTTCATGTCACAGGGTTGATCGTGTTCGCTGTTGGGCTTGGCCTGGCAGTGCAGGGTTTTCTGGCGTTAGGCCCCAGCCTTTCTCCATTACCGGATCCCAAGCCCAAGGCCGCTTTGATCACGACAGGGGTCTATGGCCATTGCCGGCACCCTCTCTATCGAGCTGTTGTGATTTGCTCCCTTGGCGTGGTTTTGGCCAAAGGCAGCCTGCTGCACCTGGGGTTGTTTGTGCTCTTGGTGGCGGTGCTCAATGGCAAGGCCCACCGTGAAGAGGAGCGCCTCTGCAACGTCCATCCGGATTACTTGCAGTATTGCGCCCATACACCAGCAATCGTGCCCGGGATTCCTGGCTTGGATTGGCGCAAGGGTTAG
- the purS gene encoding phosphoribosylformylglycinamidine synthase subunit PurS — translation MPRYQARVLVHLRPSVLDPAGEATRSAASRLGVQGIERLRIGKAVELELEASDEADARQQVELLSDRLLANPVIENWTLELKLS, via the coding sequence GTGCCTCGTTATCAAGCTCGTGTTCTGGTGCATCTGCGCCCTTCTGTCCTCGATCCAGCCGGTGAGGCCACCCGTTCTGCTGCCAGTCGATTAGGGGTGCAGGGCATCGAGCGCCTCCGCATCGGCAAGGCTGTCGAACTTGAACTGGAGGCGTCTGATGAAGCCGATGCACGCCAACAGGTTGAGCTGTTGAGTGATCGACTCCTCGCCAATCCTGTGATTGAGAACTGGACCCTGGAACTCAAGTTGTCATGA
- a CDS encoding pentapeptide repeat-containing protein has translation MPLPDLFRKHLLPVLFGVLLTSSLISFPFAVQAITAPELRGQFALQDISNDMHGRDLKEKEFLKADLRGIDLSDTDLRGAVINTSQLQGADLHGANLEDVVAFSSRFDETDLSDANFTNAMLMQSRFMDARIDGTDFTNAVIDLTQIKALCGRASGVNSVSGVSTRESLGCR, from the coding sequence ATGCCCCTTCCCGATTTGTTCCGTAAGCACCTGTTACCCGTTCTGTTCGGGGTGCTTCTCACGTCGAGTTTGATCTCCTTTCCCTTCGCAGTTCAAGCGATCACTGCGCCTGAGTTGCGCGGCCAGTTTGCACTGCAAGACATCAGCAATGACATGCATGGCCGGGATTTGAAAGAAAAAGAATTTTTGAAAGCTGACCTCCGCGGCATTGATCTCAGCGACACCGACCTACGTGGGGCTGTCATCAATACCTCTCAACTGCAGGGAGCTGATCTCCATGGAGCCAACCTTGAGGACGTGGTGGCGTTCTCAAGTCGATTTGATGAAACCGATTTAAGCGACGCAAACTTCACAAACGCGATGCTGATGCAAAGTCGGTTTATGGATGCGCGCATTGATGGGACGGATTTCACCAACGCCGTGATCGATCTCACCCAGATAAAAGCCCTATGCGGACGTGCCAGCGGCGTGAACAGCGTCAGTGGAGTCAGCACCCGCGAAAGCCTGGGTTGCCGCTGA
- the cobW gene encoding cobalamin biosynthesis protein CobW: MSERLPVTVITGFLGAGKTTLLRHLLVHSGQRLAVMVNEFGTVGLDGDLIRSCGFCPEDEIEGRLVELNNGCLCCTVQDDFLPTMETLLARADQLDGIVVETSGLALPRPLLQALEWPAIRARVHVNGVVTVVDGEALNNGSPVGDPEALERQRQEDPSLDHLTAIDELFADQLQSADLVLVSRSDCLEPTELDQIQQSLVPKIRTGTAVIPMSRGQVDPSLLLGVERQTSGEHDQAHEHDHEHHNHDHHDHAHDHHDHTHLDVEGGNVRFEGVIQRADFERLLPPFVTEHQVVRLKGRVWLAGKSLPLQVQMVGPRLETWFEAAPDQAWTPKSQSGVDLVVIGFDPTASEKLSTILLDATN; this comes from the coding sequence ATGTCTGAACGCCTTCCCGTCACCGTGATTACCGGCTTTCTTGGAGCCGGTAAGACAACACTGTTACGCCACTTATTGGTCCACAGTGGCCAACGCCTCGCGGTGATGGTCAACGAATTCGGAACCGTGGGGCTGGATGGCGATCTCATCCGAAGCTGCGGTTTCTGCCCAGAGGATGAAATCGAGGGGCGTCTCGTTGAGCTGAACAACGGGTGTCTGTGCTGCACCGTGCAGGACGATTTTCTACCCACGATGGAAACGCTGCTCGCTCGCGCTGATCAACTCGATGGAATCGTTGTTGAAACCAGTGGGTTAGCTCTTCCCAGGCCCCTGCTTCAGGCCCTCGAATGGCCTGCGATCCGGGCTCGAGTGCACGTGAATGGGGTGGTCACTGTTGTGGATGGGGAAGCTCTGAACAACGGAAGTCCTGTCGGAGATCCAGAGGCGTTGGAACGGCAAAGGCAAGAAGACCCAAGCCTGGACCACCTCACCGCCATTGATGAGTTGTTCGCCGATCAACTTCAATCCGCTGACCTGGTGTTGGTCAGCCGCTCTGATTGCTTAGAGCCCACCGAACTAGACCAGATCCAGCAATCACTTGTCCCCAAGATCCGAACCGGTACAGCGGTGATCCCCATGAGTCGCGGTCAAGTTGACCCGAGCTTGCTTCTTGGCGTGGAGCGTCAGACGTCTGGCGAGCATGACCAGGCTCATGAGCATGACCATGAGCACCACAACCATGACCATCACGACCATGCGCATGATCACCACGATCACACGCACTTAGATGTTGAGGGCGGCAATGTTCGTTTCGAAGGTGTGATTCAACGTGCGGATTTCGAGCGACTCCTTCCTCCTTTTGTGACCGAACATCAGGTGGTGCGCTTAAAGGGAAGAGTCTGGTTAGCTGGTAAATCTCTTCCTCTGCAAGTGCAAATGGTTGGTCCCCGCTTGGAGACTTGGTTTGAAGCGGCTCCTGATCAGGCCTGGACTCCTAAAAGTCAGTCAGGAGTGGATTTGGTTGTGATTGGATTTGATCCAACGGCCTCTGAAAAACTCAGCACCATTCTCCTTGATGCGACCAATTAA
- the purQ gene encoding phosphoribosylformylglycinamidine synthase subunit PurQ has product MSIGVVVFPGSNCDRDVRWATEGCLGMQTRYLWHEETDLSDLDAVVLPGGFSYGDYLRCGAIARFAPVLESLIDFANKGGRVLGICNGFQVLTELGLLPGALTRNSGLHFICEDAPLKVVSARTPWLAHEQAGREIQLPIAHGEGRYQCSEDTLKALQDNDGIALKYNNNPNGSIADIAGITNPAGNVLGLMPHPERACDPATGGIDGRRLLEALT; this is encoded by the coding sequence ATGAGCATTGGTGTTGTTGTCTTTCCTGGTTCCAATTGCGACCGGGATGTCCGTTGGGCAACCGAGGGGTGCCTTGGCATGCAAACCCGTTACCTCTGGCATGAGGAGACAGATCTGAGCGACCTCGACGCTGTGGTCCTACCGGGAGGGTTCAGTTATGGCGACTATTTGCGCTGCGGAGCCATCGCCAGGTTTGCCCCAGTGCTGGAATCCTTGATCGATTTCGCGAACAAAGGCGGGCGAGTACTAGGCATCTGCAATGGATTTCAAGTGCTCACTGAGCTCGGCTTATTGCCAGGAGCACTCACGCGTAATAGCGGTCTCCATTTCATCTGCGAAGACGCTCCACTCAAGGTGGTGAGCGCTCGAACCCCCTGGTTGGCACACGAACAAGCAGGACGTGAAATCCAGCTGCCCATTGCCCATGGAGAGGGCCGTTATCAATGCAGCGAAGACACGCTCAAAGCACTTCAAGACAACGACGGCATCGCGTTGAAATACAACAACAATCCCAATGGCTCCATTGCCGACATTGCCGGAATCACGAATCCAGCGGGCAACGTGCTCGGATTGATGCCCCATCCTGAACGGGCCTGTGATCCTGCAACGGGTGGCATTGATGGACGTCGATTGCTGGAAGCCCTGACCTAG
- a CDS encoding L,D-transpeptidase has translation MVRSAPFQLLASRATPCVLLLGAVCAGLEFSAPSQANEFVLNSPQPVEVSSRLLAILEPPIAIPDPEPQLVLNRTKRQIRSTGDPIWDLRLEIPGQPVRHFDAVSGRAHRQNADRDQMGSKAPLPAGSYTLGPVEPLAKGAYPELGPVWIGIEPTFTTGRRVLGIHQDPSAGLNGNSGTLGCIGLIREHDMLELSQLIQVSDVRLLVVED, from the coding sequence ATGGTCCGATCTGCGCCTTTTCAGCTGCTGGCGAGTAGAGCCACCCCTTGCGTGTTGCTCCTTGGTGCTGTCTGCGCAGGTCTCGAATTCAGTGCCCCAAGTCAGGCCAACGAGTTTGTGCTGAACAGCCCTCAACCCGTTGAGGTCAGTTCAAGGCTTTTAGCGATTCTGGAGCCTCCGATCGCCATCCCGGATCCCGAGCCTCAGCTTGTCCTGAACCGGACAAAGAGACAGATCCGCTCCACAGGAGATCCGATCTGGGATTTGCGGCTTGAGATCCCTGGGCAACCGGTGCGTCATTTCGATGCCGTGAGTGGTCGCGCTCATCGCCAGAACGCAGACCGTGATCAGATGGGGAGCAAAGCTCCCTTGCCAGCCGGGAGCTACACCCTCGGACCAGTTGAGCCTCTTGCCAAGGGAGCTTATCCAGAATTAGGGCCGGTTTGGATCGGCATCGAACCGACGTTCACCACGGGCCGGAGGGTGCTTGGGATTCATCAAGACCCAAGTGCTGGTCTCAATGGAAACAGCGGCACCTTGGGATGTATCGGACTGATTCGTGAACATGACATGCTCGAGCTGTCTCAGTTGATCCAGGTCAGTGATGTGCGTTTATTGGTTGTTGAAGACTGA